GCGAGTCAGCTCAGCCTTCATCAACAGGTATTTATGTTGATAATTTTCCGGGCAACGACTAGCAAGCTTCTTCATCTTCTTCAGCCGCTTGCGCATTTCCCCCCGATAGACACGCTGCTCTTCAACAGTATGTTCCTCATACAGCTGAGCCCAGACTAAAGTCTCATAAGTGATCTGCATGGCATGATCTGCCCCATCTTCACGTGACTCTATAATCGCGGCTGACTTGCTCAATGCCTCACTGGCTTTTCGGTACTCCCCAAACACATAGCCCGTCATATAGTGGTAGATCCAGACCATTTCTTGTATAAAATTAAATGTGTCTCCATGAACCGACTGTGCAAACTCAGGTTCGTGAATCTCAGCGATGTCAAATGGATCATCTTCAGAGCGATAACCTGTTAAGCGAACTAGAGTGGCCACAGCTATGATAGCCTGCTTACAATGAAGACTGTTGTTATGGCGCAGCAATTCGCCAGAATGAGTAATTAACCGATCATAGATATCACCTAGCGGATGACCATATTGCAAAAGTGAGGCACAATTGATCAGTATACTCTGGTTACCCTGCCATAGATCGCCCGATTCCAGTCCAACTTTACCTGCATGCTCGGTAAACGTATGGAGCATAGATGGATCATAATGCCGCCAGCTGTCGAAGCACATTGCGAATGCGGTCAAAGTTCTCACATACAGCTTCGGATAGGGTTTAGATAAGCTGCACGCTAACATGCCCCATTTGAACGTCTCTTCATCATTACGAAAGTAATAGTATTGAAACATTGCGTAGCTTATGAACCCAATGGAAGCTTCCGGAGTCATCCCATAATCGAGCGTTAATTCAATCATGGTGAAGGAAGAAGCGAGCCACCCATCTCGGTTGACATAGAAGCAGGCATTGCTCGTATGATCTAAAGTGGACATTGCGACTCTACGAGCCTCGTCCGTCATCGGCGGTAAAAGATTAAGCGATTCGAGTGAGACCTTCTGTAGTCTGCGCCGCAATCTTAACCATTGAAGTGTCAATTGAACATAGCTAGGATCAAATTGATGGCTCACTTTCAGTAACGATAATGTATGCCGACCTAAGGAGATAACTTCTTCATGGTTATCATTACTTGCTTCCAACTGAACCTTCATCGCGTAGATGTAAGCCTTATCCGTATTTGTCGCAGCTTTATGGATTAACAGATGGAATAATTCATTAGCCTTGTCAAAATGTGAACATAAGTATTCGAGCTCGGCCCTCTCACGAAATACACGGAAGGTTAGTCCATAATGCTCCTCCCAACTGTGCTCCTCTAATAGCGCTGTCGCGTGAAGCATATATTGCAAGGATGTCTCATGAGCGGTTGATTGCTTTGCGCTTATCCCTGCCCGTAAGTTCAGTTTCACCAGTTGAAGCCTCTGCTCCGGGTGATCTATCCACGCAAGCGCCTGATTCAAATGATGGACAGCTTCAAATAGAATTGTTCCTTCACTAAGAGAGCTGCGGCCTAGCAATAGCATGCCAATCCTCCAATGCAGCTCTGGGCGCTCCTCTACGGGAACAAGAGCATAAGCCGCCCGATGAATGCGGTTGTGCTGAAATTTAAAATACGTATATTCCTCCCCGTTAACAGGTTGTAGCAAGCGTCCATTTACAGCAACTTCCAATGCTTCGGTCAATGTATCTACCGGAATCTCCGTAATTTCAGCAAGCGTACCCACATCAAATATGCTGCCCAGTAAAGCAGCTCTACTAAGTGCATACACCGTCTGATCGGGAAATTGCTGTAATTTACTTGAAAGATATGCTGCTGCATTATCGGGAACATTCAATTCGGTAATGCGCTGGAGGTCCCATTTCCAGCTTCGAAGATCCTCGTCAAATTCCACTCTCTGATCATCAATCAAATCCTGAAGGAATTGCTTAATAAATAATGGATTCCCATCTGTCTTATGCAGAAGTACCCGCGCTAGCTCGTCCAAGTCAGCAGCCTCGTAACGCATAACATCCAGTAGCAGTTGTTTTAAATCGGTGAGTTCAAGCGCTTGTAGAGAAATTCTACTCATCACTACGTTGCGGTCTATCAAATGCTTTTCCAGCCTACTGAGTGGGTGCAGCCTCGTGATTTCCCGATCACGATAGGAAAGAACGATTAGCAGATGACTCGTGGCCGTGTCCTCTATAAGTGAAGTGAGATATTGCAGCGATGTTTCATCCGCCCATTGCAGATTGTCCAATATCAAGATCAAAGGATGATCCTCATGAGGAAAGAGTTGAATAAACCGGCTCATGATTAATTGAAATCGATGCTGAGCTTCCAGCGGCGGCAACGGAGGTACGGAAGGTTGGGGGCCAATCAAGAGCTCAAGCTTAGGGACAAGTTCGATCAGCAATTGCCCGTAACTGTCCACTGCTTGTAAAATACGCAGCTTCCAAACCTCCACCTGCAGCTTCGTTTCCATCAGCAGTTGACTGACCAAATCTTCTATAACTTGATGCCAGATGCCATAAGGGAGTGAGGTATGTAGAGATTCGAATTTGCCTCTGGCGAAAAAACCATCCAAAGAAATCGAATTTCTAAGCGTTTCTTTTAGAAAGGTTGTTTTGCCGATACCACTCTCGCCACTAAGCCAGACCGTCTTTACAGCACCTTGTGATGCTCGTTTCAGCGCTTCTCGTAAGCTTAGTTTCTCAAAATGTCTTCCGTAGAATCGTTCCGATACCATCCAGCGTTCCGGAATATCCCAGCTTCCTAACAGGAAGGGCTCGATGTACCCGTATTGTTGTAGGTGGGATAGACATTCCTCAAGATCCGACTTGATTCCAAAGGCGCTGGCATATCTCGCATCAGGCATTTTCTCCATGCATTTGCCAACAATGTCAGAGACAGATAGAGGGATAGTGGGAAACCTGCGATGTAAAGGCTCAGGTGTATCTGCAAGATGACGATAGACAATATCAACAACATCATGAAGCTCAAAAGGGCGACTGCCTGAGAGACATTCATACATAATGACTCCAAGCGAATAAAAGTCAGAACGATAGTCCGGGTTCAACCCAGTTCGACCCGTTTGCTCTGGCGATATATAAGGAAGCAAGGCATCCGGCCGCCCGCTTAACGGTGACAATGGACTGGTATCATTTTCAGTGGAGCACATTCGTATATCAATAAATTTCGTTTCAAAAGTATTTGGATTGACGATTAGATGAGCGGGGGTTAGTTCATTTAGTGTTATTTTTTCACGATGAATTTGCATAAGGCAATCAGCAACAGCGATGGCGATCCGAAGCAGCACTGGAAGCTCCAGTGAATCAGGTGTACGCAGTATCTGATCCAGCGTACTCCCCTCTATATCTTTTAGGAGAAGGACTGGCCGATCCGGCGTGATTTCCAGACTATACGCCTCGATTGCTCCACGACCGCTAAGTCGCTTAAGCATGCCATACTCATAACGAAAAGCATCAACCATAGTAGATCCCGGGTACTCGCCTGTAGTTGTCTTGGCGATAACCCTAAGACCATCTTCTTGACGTAGGAGTCTGTACAGCCTGATATCTGAGGTAGTCTCTATCAGATCTAAAGTTTGGTATCCTTGCAACTCAAACATGAACAGCACTCCCTAGTTACAATTAGGTAGACAGAATACGCAATATCGCAAAGTAGTTATACTCATTATATCATCTGATCTCGCCGTAGAATCCTATGTTGTAATTAACTTTGTCATCTGTTTTGTCATATGACATCTATTAAATTTCATTGTGATAATATAGGAAAAAATACTCAATCATCCCCAACATAAGGAGGATTCAAATTGCATCTTTCCTACATAAACTACCCTATGCTTGAGCACCTGTCCGATGAAGAATTACAGCAGTTAGCCCCAGAAATGCAAGAAGAGCATTATGAACCCGGCAAGCTTATCATGCAACAGGGCGAGGTCAGCCAGCGGGTTTATATTTTGGTATCCGGTCAGGTACAAGTATTTATTAGTACGGAAATAAAGGTAGAACTGGCTATACTCTCGAAAGGCCAGTTCTTCGGGGAAATGTCCTGTCTTACCAGAGACCCCATCAGTGCAAATGTAGAAACGATCGATAACGTTCATGTGATATCCGTATCCAGGAATGGCATGCTGCTGTTGATGGACAAAAATCGCGAGTTCCGCAGCCAGATCATCGAATCCATGATCAAGAGAATCCAAAATTCCAACGAACGTGTACTGGAAGAACATACGAAAAGTCAGATTATAATGAAGCTACATGAATCCGAGGAACAAGAGCGTTACGGTGAGCTGATCGGAGAAAGTGCCGAAATGCGGGCACTTCTCGGATGGATTGAACGCCTGTCAATGGAGCGGGCCCATGTTGTCGTGATAGGTGAACCCGGTACAGGGAAGGTAAATGTAGCAAGGGCACTTCATTACCGAACAACGAACGGACAATACCCGCTACTGGTATTAAATGTAGCAGACCGTTGATTGGGAGACCAAGGTCATTGCGGCAAAAGGAGGAACCATTGTCATCGAGGAAGCCGAATCCTGTCCTTCTGAGAAGCTACTACAGATGCTGGAGGCAGCTGCACAGATTCGAATCATCCTGACTAGCGCGAGAAGATAGCTACTTCTTAGATACATTGCATACAAAAAAAGAAAAATTCAGGAGGGGTCCCAAGAGCTATGAAATGGCTGCTGGGACCCCTCCTCGTATGTAATGCGAAGGCAATATTTTTACTCATAAGACATTGCATATTTCGTTAGCCCTATCGCGTTTGCGTACAGTGCTGCCTGTGTCCGATCATTAACCTGCAGCTTCGCTAAAATCTGGCTGACATGCTTCTTGACCGTGAATTCACTAATAAAAAGACGTGAGGCAATCGTTCTATTGCAGGCGCCTTGTCCAAGCTCAATCAGTACTTCCTTCTCTTTCGGTGTCAATTCATTCGTCGGACTGCTGCCGCTCGTACGCATCTTTTCTTCCATTAGACCAGGATCATAATACTTTCTCCCTTTGTGCACCAACTGGATAGCAAAGAGTAATTCCTCCGGCAGTGCCTCTTTTAGGACATATCCATCTACCAGCACCTCTTCAGCCCTTAAGAAATCCTCTCTGCTCGCAGAGGAAGTCAACAGAATGAACTTACTAACAATGCCGCGAGCACGTACTGTCTTAATGACATCCAGTCCCGATTCATCAGCAAGCTTAAGATCAATGAGAACAATATCTGGCTTTGTCGCTTCAATCACATCTAATGCTTCTTGACCATTCGTAGCTTCACCAGCAAATTGCACATTCGGTTGCATTGAAATGACAGATGCCAGCCCTCTTCTAACTAAAGGATGATCATCAACAATGACGATTTTCACAGAAACACCTCCCTCTAAAATTCATGCATTCTCTAATTCTCTGAATTAAATCCTCTTAGGATACCGTCCAATTAACATCTGCCCGTTTGGCGCCCTCCATCTTGAGCAAGATTTCCGACTTAAATCCAACAGTCTCTGCAAATAAGAGATTAGGAAACGCACTAATCATCGTATTATAGCTTGTCACATTTGCGTTATAGATACGTCTACTGATAGATAGATTTTCCTCCAAAATATTAATGCTTCGCTGCAATTTGATATACTTATCGCTGGCTTTAAGCTCTGGATAATGGTCTGCCTGAACATTTATCGTATGAAGATACTTTTCCATTTTCACATATCTAGTCAACTTCTCAACCGGAAATTGATGATCCCTTAAACCAGCACGCATTCTATGCACAAGTGCCAATGTTTCGCGTTCATGTGTAGCATAAGTAATGACCATTTCCGCAACTTCTGTTAACGCCTCAAACCGATTTTGTAAATGGGCTTCTATGGTAGCAAAAGATTCTTTCACACGATTACGCATGCCGAACAATCGATTGTAAGCAACCATTAAATAAGCTCCGATTATAACAACGATGATCAATCCGACTCCTAACATCTGCATCACCTCTAGTGTATTTGAATTAATGGGCCGAAATAGTTGAACCGCCCTCCTGTATACAACAAAAAGATTAGTTCCGTTTTATGCCGTAAATGGAAAATGATATAAATTCAACGTACTTCTGATTAATTATAATTAAAAGACTTGTCAGGTTATAGTGAGCGTTGTCATTACTTCTGTCATATTACAAAATGGATAATTTTATAATATAAGTATGAAAAAGGGGTTTCTAAGGGTGCTACTGTTTCCCACATAACCTAAGGCAACAACCTAATTAACCAAGGATGTGTATGCCCATGAGCAGTGCTACAGAATCATCACGCTATTTAGAGAGACCCAATTTTATTGTAATTCTCGTAGATGAGGAACGATATCCCCCCATTTATGAACACCCCGAAATAAGGGAATGGAGACAACAGAACCTAGTCACACAACAATTATTAAAATCGCATAGCCTAGAGTTCCACAGACACTATATTGGAACTACCGCCTGCTACCCCAGCAGGGCAACCCTGTTTACGGATCACTATCCATCACTCCATGGCGTCAGTCCTATTGGTGAAAATCCGCGAAATTCTGCTTCCTCTGCTACTATCGGATTAAGTGGCCGCGACGAGGTATACGGTGCAGAAACCGTGGAACTCATTCAAGCGCTGGATCGCCAAAAAAACCAGAATAAAAATGCTCCACCCTGGCTGCTCGTTTCTTCCCTTGTAAATCCGCATGATATTGTTCTATACGGGGCCCTAACTGCACATTTACCTAATTTTAGGTTCGAGGTCAAGCCTATGCCTGCGATTGCTCCCTCTCCGACACAAAACGAATCGATACTTGGACACAGCCCATCCGCTATTTCGATAATCCTAAGTTTTGGAGTCAACTCGGGGTACAGGATGTGACTCTTCAGCCTGTGGAGGACAAACCGGGTGAATGGACCACAAGGGTTAAAACAGAACCCGTAACTGACGAATATGAGCTGTACAACTTAACAGAAGATCCTTTGGAGGCATATAACCTTGCCCACCCCACCTTTGCAACACAGCAGACTAGAAATATTCAGCAATGGATGAAACGTCTACTTGCAGAGCAGCGAAACCAAAAGCGCCTAACTCCTGCTCAGACATCTACCAAATAAAAACTACACATTAGATGAAAGTAAACACAAAAAAACTACCCCAAAAGAGTAGCCTGATTGCGTATAAAGTCGCATAAAAATTTATATTTGATAGATATTTTTTATCAACTATCCCGGAAGTGAGACCAGCCTTTAGGACTGGAGGTCTGTTTAACTCCCCGATCCAAACAAACGCCGAAACCAATTCCACACGTCTCCTGTGATGGGGATTAACCCAAAACCATGCTCACCCACGGCGACTAGCCCATACGCCCATTGTCCAATGGCTACTGCTCCCCCAGCAATCCGTCCTATGGCTACCGCCCCAAATGCCGTATCACCTATGGCGACTGCTCCCAACGCTTTTTCAGCTATCGCGATCGCTCCCACCGCCACACCAGCTATCGCAATCGCTCCCACGGCGAAGCCAAGCCAGCTAATGGCTATCGCTCCGATGGCTAACCACATCCCCAGTGATATTGCACCCACGGACAGTACACCGACGCTTACCGCACCTATGGATATCAAACCAACAGCTATATCTCCAATGGCAATTAATCCAACAGCCGTCTTCACTTGTGGTTTGCTTCCATGACCATACCCCTGACCTGAGTATCGACCTAAATTGCTACGAATGCTTACGACTGGAAATGAAGGAGATGGCCATTGATAATCAATTTCTCGTCCATCTAGTCCTCTAGAATCTGCCCAGCGTGCGATATATTTATGCCATTTCATATCCATCCCGTCCCCCTTCTCAATTACTTAAATTGTACAGCCCAGGGGGTCACCTGTAATCAGACTCTGACCTGAATTGATCTCATCCTCTAGACGGAGATAAGCTGACTTAGGATCACACCTTGATAAGCAAAAAAAGCCCCCTGTTAAAGAAGCTTTTTCATTCAAATCTATGCTATGCGTGACGCGCCAAGCTTGCTTCGCTTCTTTCTTGTGTCTCAAAAGTACAATGCATATCTATATATTTTTAAGTGCATCATAAAAAAAATTCAGAATAAAAAGCACAGTATAAGGCTCGCTTTTGGATTGATTTTCCTGTGTCGTAATCCTATTGTGTTCACGCTCCGTTCATACAAAGTTAGTATGATACAAATATCACAAAGTTATAACAACAAATAAAGTAATTCAAATGGGAGTGATGATCATGCTGGTAACAGCAATTATATTTATTAATTTGGCGCTTGTCTTTTACACCATCGGGGTATGGGGTGAGAAGCGAGCTGGTACGCTTACAAACAAACATCTATTCT
The window above is part of the Paenibacillus sp. FSL K6-0276 genome. Proteins encoded here:
- a CDS encoding cyclic nucleotide-binding domain-containing protein: MHLSYINYPMLEHLSDEELQQLAPEMQEEHYEPGKLIMQQGEVSQRVYILVSGQVQVFISTEIKVELAILSKGQFFGEMSCLTRDPISANVETIDNVHVISVSRNGMLLLMDKNREFRSQIIESMIKRIQNSNERVLEEHTKSQIIMKLHESEEQERYGELIGESAEMRALLGWIERLSMERAHVVVIGEPGTGKVNVARALHYRTTNGQYPLLVLNVADR
- a CDS encoding sulfatase-like hydrolase/transferase, translating into MSSATESSRYLERPNFIVILVDEERYPPIYEHPEIREWRQQNLVTQQLLKSHSLEFHRHYIGTTACYPSRATLFTDHYPSLHGVSPIGENPRNSASSATIGLSGRDEVYGAETVELIQALDRQKNQNKNAPPWLLVSSLVNPHDIVLYGALTAHLPNFRFEVKPMPAIAPSPTQNESILGHSPSAISIILSFGVNSGYRM
- a CDS encoding AAA family ATPase, giving the protein MFELQGYQTLDLIETTSDIRLYRLLRQEDGLRVIAKTTTGEYPGSTMVDAFRYEYGMLKRLSGRGAIEAYSLEITPDRPVLLLKDIEGSTLDQILRTPDSLELPVLLRIAIAVADCLMQIHREKITLNELTPAHLIVNPNTFETKFIDIRMCSTENDTSPLSPLSGRPDALLPYISPEQTGRTGLNPDYRSDFYSLGVIMYECLSGSRPFELHDVVDIVYRHLADTPEPLHRRFPTIPLSVSDIVGKCMEKMPDARYASAFGIKSDLEECLSHLQQYGYIEPFLLGSWDIPERWMVSERFYGRHFEKLSLREALKRASQGAVKTVWLSGESGIGKTTFLKETLRNSISLDGFFARGKFESLHTSLPYGIWHQVIEDLVSQLLMETKLQVEVWKLRILQAVDSYGQLLIELVPKLELLIGPQPSVPPLPPLEAQHRFQLIMSRFIQLFPHEDHPLILILDNLQWADETSLQYLTSLIEDTATSHLLIVLSYRDREITRLHPLSRLEKHLIDRNVVMSRISLQALELTDLKQLLLDVMRYEAADLDELARVLLHKTDGNPLFIKQFLQDLIDDQRVEFDEDLRSWKWDLQRITELNVPDNAAAYLSSKLQQFPDQTVYALSRAALLGSIFDVGTLAEITEIPVDTLTEALEVAVNGRLLQPVNGEEYTYFKFQHNRIHRAAYALVPVEERPELHWRIGMLLLGRSSLSEGTILFEAVHHLNQALAWIDHPEQRLQLVKLNLRAGISAKQSTAHETSLQYMLHATALLEEHSWEEHYGLTFRVFRERAELEYLCSHFDKANELFHLLIHKAATNTDKAYIYAMKVQLEASNDNHEEVISLGRHTLSLLKVSHQFDPSYVQLTLQWLRLRRRLQKVSLESLNLLPPMTDEARRVAMSTLDHTSNACFYVNRDGWLASSFTMIELTLDYGMTPEASIGFISYAMFQYYYFRNDEETFKWGMLACSLSKPYPKLYVRTLTAFAMCFDSWRHYDPSMLHTFTEHAGKVGLESGDLWQGNQSILINCASLLQYGHPLGDIYDRLITHSGELLRHNNSLHCKQAIIAVATLVRLTGYRSEDDPFDIAEIHEPEFAQSVHGDTFNFIQEMVWIYHYMTGYVFGEYRKASEALSKSAAIIESREDGADHAMQITYETLVWAQLYEEHTVEEQRVYRGEMRKRLKKMKKLASRCPENYQHKYLLMKAELTRLSRDPRQAEALYEQSIETARINGHIHDLAMAAECYGKYGLRHGKLHLARIYMTEAYEAYLQWGAKAKAADLEQQHSHLLHIKREPGLDRVDSLSVVMSAQALSGEMEMSRLLATLMRIMLHNAGAEYGAVIFDHDGRWMVEAYGTSETLHIESVPLGEESDLVPAAIIGYTARTQEQVVLHDAASDGIFTRNAYIRDNGLKSVLCLPIMNQNKLICLLYLENNLSPGVFTPQRLDVLKLLGSQCAISIANAKLYSGIQYLKKNLEDQVTERTLSLERSMRETSAALAEATVYEERNRIAQEIHDIVGHTLTSTILQIEAGKRLLQKKDIDSGVQRLVEAQDLVRHSLNEIRGSVHMLKEDKYSDLSVMLKQLIRDTERNAGVVIHTVIYDLPEPMSTAYKKAIYHALQEGLTNGIRHGKSTEFHFSLESVGANLQFRLKDRGSGDSPIVMGFGLRTMKERVEQLGGSLSIDSEMNEGCLLEIDLPMRRVGGRK
- a CDS encoding LemA family protein produces the protein MQMLGVGLIIVVIIGAYLMVAYNRLFGMRNRVKESFATIEAHLQNRFEALTEVAEMVITYATHERETLALVHRMRAGLRDHQFPVEKLTRYVKMEKYLHTINVQADHYPELKASDKYIKLQRSINILEENLSISRRIYNANVTSYNTMISAFPNLLFAETVGFKSEILLKMEGAKRADVNWTVS
- a CDS encoding response regulator transcription factor, which gives rise to MKIVIVDDHPLVRRGLASVISMQPNVQFAGEATNGQEALDVIEATKPDIVLIDLKLADESGLDVIKTVRARGIVSKFILLTSSASREDFLRAEEVLVDGYVLKEALPEELLFAIQLVHKGRKYYDPGLMEEKMRTSGSSPTNELTPKEKEVLIELGQGACNRTIASRLFISEFTVKKHVSQILAKLQVNDRTQAALYANAIGLTKYAMSYE